AGCGAGTTATTTTTTGTAAGTAATTAAAAATTTTGgatcatttttataaaaaaagctGAGGGTTTTCtctcaaaatataatttttaaaaatttaaaattttaaaactatttataaaaagtagataatttttaatttagtcataagttaatttgaataattataCTTTGTTCCTctcaaaaaattaataatattttaatttaatcatttaaaaattataaaaatatgagTTGATGCAATGGTGAAATTACATTTAACTCTtatcaaattttataacttaattCCTACCGTTgagatttttttctaattttaccctTGCTTCGATTTAATGATTTTAAGAGAATATTGTACGaattgtaaaaagaaaaaaaatcttaaAAGACTTGTATCAAAAATACATCTAAGGTTATATCTTTCCTTTGACTGCTACCCactttggaaaattactgttaAGCCTTCAAAAATAATAACGTTTCATATTTgtcattatattaaaataattctccCACTTGTTAATTCTTGTAATAAACCAGCTTTGTTTCCTGTTCAAATGACAAAATCCCCttcatttaatttgattaaatttatatccaaaattaaattaatatcaatGTTTCAACTTGCTTTTGTTTCTTCTTTTGTCTATATattctatttttaataaatttttattttggatttttccATTAAAAATGCTTACATAATCTGATTCGGTGTCTACGTCTAGCTTTTGGCGGCCCATTTCAatctttatatataatttattattattattttatatatttatatgattgaAAATCGTTTGTCAATTCTTTCGCTCTTATTTTCCACAGGGAAAATGTCGAAACTtgggagtttttttttttctttgtaaaaTAAAAGTTGATTTTATATAAAGTTGTTGAGTGTTGGCCTTTCATGGcttcttttaaaataataatattatatgaattaagTATTAAACTCTGACTATAACTCTTTCTTCCTATCACAAAACTTGATATGGATTATCCtatacttattatttattatcgTAATTATCTGCAATTTATGGAAATCTAAACTTATTTAAGAGTTAAATTATTCGTTTAAGTTTAATGAttggtttaaaatttgagaaTGTGGATAAAAATATTATACACAAAAATTGGACTTGAGCAAAAAAAATATGAATTGGACTCAGGCTAGAGTCTGTTTGAACTCAACcccttttttttatgtttataatgtattatattatgtaatttataatagtAGAAAATTGAATCTGTAGTAATATATAATGCTATAATGTAAAGAGTAATATTTCAATGCACCATCAATAAATAACatcattaaattaaacaaaaaacaTGGAGGACTTGTAAATAAtactaataatttatttaaatataattaaatatttaagtcTCCGctgtattttttatataataatgaAGTGCATAAGACTTATGTACCGATAATGCATACAATATTCTCTCATaatgtaaatatttgaaaattgttaagttctttatatatatttaataaatgaaataatacaaaattattaaatactttttgtaaaatgaatataaatattattgaacaaaattttaaactcatGTTTTGAGTCAAACTAAACTTAGACaaatataaactatattaatATCATGCTCGAACTCGACTTGACTCACGAACACCTCTAACATAAAGGAACGAAGCAAAATTTTTATGTGAaactattatattaaattataattttacaattttttagaGGAACTTGTATATAAGAAAATTTCaaaaacaatttaccattttagagagataaaattttatatctattattgtgcttctttttttttttttttcgttgaACTATAAAAGAATGACAAAATCCTAACAGCAATACAATTAACACAATTTAAACCCGAACTCCACTTAaaacaataaatattttaaccatCATGCTAACACATAAAATTCTACTCTCCTCCGTATCTAAGGGCAAAACTTTTGCCTCCAAAAATGTGACCCCTAAATATACTATAgggtattaatattttataagttTATCTAATGTTTTTGCATTACGTCTaggaatattaaatataaaatttatcgaAGCCCCTAACCCTACAACCCTATGTGATTAATTTGGACCATAAAACTGAAATGGCTTAAAATATATTCTAATAATATGACAAGCTGCACGTCACAAAGCGTTGTTTAAAAAATTGGTTGATTAAATTAGTTTGGACTTTTGATAATTCAAATCGTTTAAACTATGCAAATAAAGAATTtaagtattaaataaataatGTTAAACTTAAACAAGTGTCAACctgattataaaaattaaattacgtTTCCTTTTcacaaaaaaatataaactattaagtAAATATCTTATCTTTATCTATAAAAAAACAGACCAcaacttattttttatttttttccaaattatGACGAGTGTGTCAACTTGTAGTATACAATTAGAATTGGCAATTCATGCATTGATGTTATGGTTGTATATATATAGCTGTGTTtgtgttattttatatttatataaattttgataagcTTTTGTATTTGCGTCATTTTCGTGTATATTCGTAGGTAGAATTTTATGTAAgtttgaattttatttaattatttaattatttaatgttaaatatatattatttgttatGGGTTGTTTAttgattaataataaatattatgtactgtagttaaaaattatataaatgaattatgataaatgtaatGTAATTTAGTATATTTAATAGGTTAAAAtgtatgaaaaattattttaataaaatattagtaattatattttaaaaataaaatatatttatgtgCGATTATTTCAATTTTCACTTTCTTTTTTATTATGCTCGATTTATaagaatttaataattataatgattacTTGAACATGCCATTTATACGTAAATTATAGACAATTACACTTAAACTCATATATTTTTGCATTCATATTAAGCTAGACAGTTTGCTTAGTTCAACTTCGGTTAAGtttggataattttttttttttgtcgtgAGTGAGTTCAAATtcaaattgaataataaaaatatttttaaaatttaatttaataaaaaaaatataaatattaatataaaaaaaacacCTTCAATGTTTTAGCCCTGAAAATGAACCGACATggttgaatttgaaaattttttgagtttttttttttttttttaaagctttACCATTATAAATAGAGTTCATTCACAAGTATAAATATATGTACAGGTAATAACAACGTTAAATCAAACTAACATAAAATATAATCAACAAAGAACTAAAAAGAATATGAGTAAGACTGAGATGCGTGCATAAAAAGAGACTCGAATCTGAATGTTAAAAGAACCGAATTTTCTCAACAATGCCACGCCTCGTTGATAGTTTATATGGTATATTTTTTATTGTCGTCTTGCTATTATGTTGCAAATTTGGGTCATTTTCAGATGAAGTTGATGGGCTATAAGGCTGGCCCAAATACTTCCTTAAGACAAGCCGAACCATAATTTTAGACCCGACCCGATCATATCTTTTACCAAATCTTTCGGGGTATTTACCATTTAGCCGTCCCTTAAACCCTCATCAAAACCCTAACAAATCAGAACCCAAAACCCTACCTTTTTCCTTCGTTACATCGCAAAAGATGGCCCTTTTCAAACCAGCCTTCCTCAATCACCTCAAAATCCTCGCCCATCCCCGCCACCGTTCGCCGCCCTCTTTTATTGCTCTCCGCTGCCTCTCATTTAGCACCCCAGAAGAAGCCGCCGCCGAACGCCGCCGCCGCAAGCGTCGTCTCCGAGTCGAACCGCCACTCTCGTTTGCCCAGCGCTCTCAACAACAGGCTCAGCAGGTGGCTCCACCGAAACCGATCCAAAACCCGAACGCCCCTAAAGTTCCCGAACCCGTCACTGCGCTAACCGGCAACCGTCTCAACCTCCACAACAAGATCTTGAAGCTCATCCGTGAAAACGACCTCGATGAGGCCGCTCTATACACGCGCCACTCTGTTTATTCCAATTGCCGCCCCACGATTTACACTGTCAACGCCGTATTAAACGCCCAGCTACGCCAATCGAAATACGCCGATCTCCTCTCCCTGCATCGGTTCATAACCCTAGCTGGAATTGCCCCAAATGTGATCACACACAATCTTATCTTCCAAACTTTCCTCGACTGCAAAAAACCCGATACTGCCCTCGAACATTACAAGCAGTTCATCAATGAGTCCCCTGTGAATCCTTCTCCTACTACTTACAGGATTTTAGTGAAAGGGCTTGTGGATAATGGGAAATTCGAGAAGGCTTTGGAAATGAAGGAGGAAATGGCGGAGAAAGGTTTGGCTCCTGACCCTATCGTTTATAGTTTTTTAATGTTTGGTTCTGCCAAGAACGGTGATTCAGATGGGATTTTTAAGCTTTTTGAGGaattaaaagagaaaaaagatGGGGTTTTGGAAGATGGGGTCGTTTATGGGAGTTTAATGAACGGGTATTTCATGAAGGGAATGGAGAAAGAAGCTAAGGAGTGTTATGAACAAGCTTGTGGAGAGAATTCAAAGGTTAAAATGAGTGCTGTTGCTTATAATTATGTTCTGGATGCATTAAGTAAGAATGGTAAATTCGATGAGGCTTTAAGGTTGTTTGATAGGATGAAAAATGAGCATAGCCCTCCTAGGAGGTTAGCTGTGAATTTGGGGAGCTTTAATGTGATTGTCGATGGATATTGCGCTGAAGGTAAGTTTAAGGAAGCCATTGATGTTTTCAAGTCAATGCGTGATTATAGGTGTAGTCCGGATACTTTGTCGTTTAACAATTTGATTGATCAATTATGTCGAAATGGATTGTTGTGTGAAGCTGAGGAACTATATGGTGGAATGGGAGATGAAGGGATTAGCCCTGATGAGTATACTTATGTTTTGCTGATGGATGCTTGTTTTAAAACGGGTAGAATCGATGATGGGGCTTCATATTTTAGGAAGATGGTGGAGGCAGGTTTGAGGCCGAACTTGGCTGTTTATAATCGATTGGTTGATGAATTGGTTAAAGTTGGGAAAGTAGACGAGGCAAAAACATTCTATGATACTATGGTGAAGAAGCTTAAGATGGATGATTCGAGCTATAAGTTTATAATGAAAGCGCTTAGCGATGTGGGGAAGTTCGATGATGTGCTGAAAATGGTTGATGAGATGTTGGAAGAGGAAAGCTCTGATTTCACTGAGGAGTTGCACGAATATGTTAAAGAGTTGTTAAGAAATGTAGGGAGAGAAGATGATTTAACAAAGCTTATGGAGGAGAAAGAGAGAATTAAAGCCGAAGCTAAAGCTCGAGAAATTGAAGCTGCAGAAGCAGCCAAGAGAAGTGCAAAAGCGGCTGTCTCATCTATTCTTCCATCTAAGTTATTTGGGAAGAAAGAAGATGAATCTGACTCAACCGTGGCAAATGAAAATGGTGAAGTGCCGGATGAAGATGAGAGTGAAGGGTCTATTGAGGAAGCTACCGTTATGGAGTCGGTTTCAGATTCGAATCCTGTTGATGCAAAGCAACCATTCTGATAGCAGGAAGTAGCTCCGTTGTTTTGAAGGATAAGGTAAGATCTTATATGTTCATTTATGGACTCAATTTTATCAGCTTGTGTATCTGTAATTAGGGGATTAAAGAAAATTAGGTTCTAGAGTCACTCTCTGATTTCTAAATATTGATGGCAATACTGGTTGAATAATTGTTGTTAGAAAGATCAGAGAGAAGCAATTGAGACTTGCCATTCAAAATTATATGATGATATGAATGTAATGAATGATTATGAGGGACTTGCAGATCAATTTTCTTCCCAGCCAAGgcaattaattaaatgaaaaaaaggTTAAATCACTATTTGGGGCCTGAACTTGACAATTGTTGTCACACTAGAGtttgaattttaatgttttcaaggactaacttgaaaaaaaaagttcaaagTCTCGATGTGGGAATAATTGCCTAGTTTAGGAtctaacttggacaaaaaaagtCTAGGCCTCAATGGGATAACTGGACAAAAAAAATTCAGGTCCCAATGTATAAAAGTTGCCAAATTCAGACCTCAAAATAGTGATTTAACCTAATGAAAAATTACTAATATCCACTGAGAATGTTTAAGGTTTGGCACAGGTTCAAATCTGAATATCGCATGAACTTTTATGGTCATATTATCGCAAAACTAAAGCTTGGAGAAGAAGATAATTCTTATTTTGCACATTTGATAAAAGCTGAAAACTTTCATCCATTACAACATGCCGGAAAAGGGTTCGTAGAGGTTGAACACACCGCAGAAACAGATCGGAACAGATGAAAAGGAAAAAAGGTTATCAAAATTAATCCACTCAACTACATTAGTTTGGTATGCACATGTTGGCATCTGGATTTTGTTGTTCCTTCCATATTCGTCCAGTAACCCTCAGTTTCAGCTCCTTTCTATCCCCACCGGAGAAGAAAAGTGCCATGTTTCGTTGGATAATTAGACCATCATGGCTGTCCCTGACTTTCCGGTGACTATCACGGATGCTACGTGGGGCGCCTTCCCATATAAGTTTCCGTCCGTTTGCTCCGACTTCAAGGCTGTAGCTATAGTTCCTAGCTTCCGTCTCGTCACCCATGAAACGGATAAATGCCATGTAAACTGGAGCCATTCCCAACTGGAAGGCTTCAAAGTGTAGGCAGAAATACTGACCAAAACAATGGAATACCTGACAAATAGCAGCAAATAGGATTCATGCTAGGAGACTATTACAGACCACTAGCTATAAAAGATAATAGAACTTACTGTTAGCATCCATGTAGCATTTTCAACTTCCCGAGGATTGgatttcacgtatcgatgattaAATGTGCAGCCGGTGTGCATGTCGACCTTATGATCATCCCTCAAATGGGCAACAAGGAAAGGGATATCCCCAACAACGGAACACTCTGAACCAGCATATGGACAATTGTATGGTCTGTAGATGCAAATCCCCTCGTGTTTGAGTTTGCTGTAATAGGGGAATATTTCCGGGCACCCCAACTTGTAGTATTTGCAAGGTAACTCAAGGGACTCGGCGACTTTCTCCAATGCTAAACATCTAATATCACCGAGTTCCTGCCGACAAGTTGGGCACCGGTTGTGTACTCGTATTTTACAGGTAGAACAAAGTGTATGTCCATTGTGGCACTGCAAAAAAAGCTCTAGTGTTAAAAGAAATTTATATCTAATATTTACAGATCTCAGTGTCCAACATAACATATAAGATAGGAACATCTCAAACTATTCCAATGTTTCTTCTCTCTATTAGCTAGAGAGAAGCAATTGACAAGCACAGTTTCAGCTATGGACTTTACCCATTGTTAATGAAGAAAAACATGTAAaagaatatgcatgttgatgaaCAAATATGGGTTTTGCGGTTGATGACGGGTTTGCTCGGAGGTCAAAGGTATTTCCAGAGGACGAGGTGATTTTTGGTAAAACTATAATGGAAGTTCATTATTCTATTAAGAGTAAGTTAATCATTTTTATTAAGAATTTTATCcaattttattgttaaaatttaggaattttatccaattttattgttaaaatttaGTGTTATTGATAAAGTACTTAGATAGTACACGCGACAAGATTATTTATACCTTATTCTAATATATAAGTATCAATTTTAACgaaaaaattgatgaaatttaaaaaaaaatttactttgtTATCTAATGAATAAGAATTAATCTgacaaatataatttaatttttagtaaaaacgACTCCATGATATTTTTAAGTGAAATGGAGACCCGACGAAGTCTTGCAAGCACATACAATCATGTTACAATTTAAAAGAAACCGCAAGAAAAAAGGTTCTTCCCTAATTAATAATCAGGCTTAAGAAAAATCTGAACATTCAAATCCCAGATTTAACATCTTTCATTGCaataaaacataacaaaaaatCCCACCCAAATACACAGCGACCCAATCAAAATTCAACAAAATCAACAACAAAAAGAGGCAGAAAAAAAACTGCAAGAGAGACATGAAAATACCTGATGAATTGGTGGATACATAGAATTGGTGCAAACAGGACATTCTAACAATTCATGGACACTAGCAGCCGGAGCAATCGCCGTTGGACCCACGATATTGCTAATACTATTAACATTATTAGTGCCGTTGTGATGAGGCTTTGACGATGAAAATTGATGATGAGGGGCATGACGAGGGTGTGGGTGGTGGAGTAGATTATGGTGAGGGATCTCATGATCTTCAACAATTTCATCTATAGATGATACGCACCCGGTAGTATCCGACTCCATTTTTGTACAGCGCCACCCCCAAATCTCAGatttcttataaatttttttgaaatacaCCCAAAAACTCCAATGAAAATTACAAAACAATCCCCCTCACCAGTCACCACTATCaccccaaaataaaaaataaaaaaaaattcttttcttGATCCTCTTCTTCTCTATAAAGTtctcttttaaaaaaaagaaatagaagtTTGAAGAAGAAGAATTTGAGGTGAAGTGAGAGGGATGAAGAAAAGTGTGGAGATTTGGTAGAAAAATAATAATGGATTCAAAAGAACCAAACAGCcccttcttctctctctccttttAAAAATACTCTCTTCCTTCGTTTTCGTTAGCTTTTtcctatatttatttattttggttaaattttaatattagtcTTGTATTTTgtgtaaattataaatttaatcctGAATTTAATTTCCATATAAAAATTTACAATTCATCAAGTGATGCAATAAATATATCACCACatgtaatataatataataagaattttttttttaagattaaaATGAGACATGTAAACTGATTTATATTGATATATGTAGGAAACAAGTATTCGCTAAGGGGTTTTATTTCATTGGGGGTGGAGCTGAGGTTGTCTCTCAATTTTAAAAAGTTCGAGAGCATTGACAGGCGATggtttcattaaataaaaatgactGGTCAAAATGAATCATTCGTGGTATACTCAATTATCaaagaaattataattatttaatatttatagggTTCAGACCATAACTTATAGATTCTTCATAAAATTTGGAGACAAAATCTTGACTTTATCGAACAATTCAAAACGTAAAAACTGAATATTAAACATTGatattaaaaaaaaacctaaagaATAATCATAAAAAGCTTAATCACAAGTCACAACAAGGTGGCACAAATTATGAGCCGGTGAAGGGTGCAATCAAAGTCTTGCACTTTATGAACAATATGCTTACATTTTAATACCGGCAATTATAAAACTATCTTCCATATATATATCATCCATGGCCGAATGCTGGCATACAACTAAGAAAGCTccatttatttaatataacaaaaaaaaatccaTTTTTGATACTAAAAAGCAAATAaagaagatttaaaaaaaaaggttaaaaagtCAAAATGTGGGCACTGCAAAGATAATGCAAAAGCTCCTATGATCTTTTATAATGTTTCAGCTGTTGTGAAATTACCATATAGCTAAAAAcatatatgaaattagaacttaccAAAAGAAAAATCTGTATACGAActtaaaaacatgttttaggaTTTAGATAATCACCTTGGAGGGAGTTCCGAGCCGTTGGGTGCATTGCGATGGGGTTGTACTCGGAGTTACGGTATCGTTGATTGCATCATCGATGTTATCTAAGTACTTCTGATATTGCTTTTGTTTCCTGTTGAACTTATGGCGAGCTCGATCAAGTTTTTCGCTTGCTACATTGATGCCTTGCAAAGTTGTTCTTAGCTCCAATTGTTTTTCCTTGATTTGTTCCatgattttctttctttctggAGAGACGTTCGTGATCTGAACAGGGAAATATATTTCGGGGTTCCTAGAAGATGAAGACTCAATGAATTAGACATGTATAACAAAAGAAACTTACATATTCACAAACATGCATGCATGCTCGTATGGTGTGAGAAAGAGTTTTGAGTACCTGAATCCGAGTGATATAATGCCATTCTTTCTCAGAATCCCTCCGTCCAGAGACACAGCGCCGTGTGTTATGCAATTACGAGCATTTTCCATCTCTTCTCTTGTTTCATACACTTGAACCTTGCTGAAAAGTCTGTAGAACAGAGTCTCACGCAGACCGTGGCCAGATTCGGTCCTGTAATCTATATGAGGGTGCTCTAAGTTAACCAAATTAACCGCATAGCCAATAAAACCTTGAGGGTAGTTTCCACTTAGTAACCGAGGAGCCGGTAAGATTAGCTTCCTTTGAGGGTCATTGACTTCAACCCCTCCTAGATAAGGCCTGCATGATCGTTACATGAGTCAAAATTCATTGACCGCAAAACAATCATATCCCCAAGTCTTGCAATGTCTATAAGAAAAGTTTTAATAATCTTGAAACCAATAGCTATCATGCATGCCATACCTTATATCTTCAAGGCATACTACAAGAAATCTGCCACTAATAGATTTACTAAGTGCAGTAGCTTCTGCGTGCAGACCAAGCCGAGAATCAACTTCTCCTTTATGGTCATACTGCTCGAGGGCAGGTGCTACTTCATAGGATTTGCACACAACAGCAACCATTTGATCTTCACCCAAGTACTCAGCTAAAATCCTACAATGGAGAAAAACAAGGTAATCCATGGGGTTGGAGTTAGAGAAGGATTTTATGATATTTCATTTTGTTTCACAagagattttttaaaaataaagcaAAGCAAACCTGCTTAGCTTAACGGAGCCAACTGTTCCGAGTAGGGCTACAACACCTACTACATCTTGCATGACATCCATCCAATGTCCTTGAGCAATACTGCAGAGAAGAGTAGAAGCTGCAGAATGACCTCTTCCCTTGATTAGCTTCGTTATTTCTTCTTTCGTGGACAAACAGTCCAGATCTTTCACTAATAAATCAGGTTCCAGAGAATCTGCGAAAAGTTGCTGATAAACAAATACATCGTATTTTCTAATATGATAAATTTACAAGGAGAAACGAGAAAACAATGAGACATCTTATAAACAAACCATGTTCATTATACAAATGATTGGTTTAGAaaacaatataataaaacatgCTAGAAAAACAACCTTGCAATTCAGACATATAGAGCTCGATGTCTGTCTTCCGGTTATTAAGAGTCTTCAGATAATTTTCCAATTTTCCAACACGCTCACCATGTTTACATAATTCACTCTTTAGTCCCTGTTCGAGaaacagtccattttaaaaattcaacTGCAGTTACATCGATAAAATCTGCACCCTTTGGACAGGACACCTTACCTCGTCATATTTCACTAGGGCCAGTACGTTTCCTACATTGCCATTATTGAAAAATGGTGAATTCTGCAGGAGCATCAGCTTTCCATCTGAAGACTGGACCTCATTCTCATCGGTGTCAACATTTGGAGCATGAACAAGAGAAATCTGCAGAAAGAAATCAGCAATTTTGCTTATGAAATAGTAATCAAAATATAGACACAAGATTTTTTTCCAACCTCGACATCGCAATATAGCTCAGTGTATCGAGAATGAAAAGCTTTGAAGAAAAGGGGCCCTTCAGTTTGAGGAAGGGGTAAAGAAGCTATGTTGCAGCGGCCATGCTTGAATGCATAGCGAATGGAATCATCTATTTGATGTGATTCCGACTTAACTACCAGTGTATGGAACCGGCCACACTTTTCATCATCATGAAAAGTTCCATCAACATCCCCCTTCGAGTCTATAACTTTAAAACTTATATTTTCCAGTGTAGAACCAGCAAGGCAGTGCTCAGGTATCTGAGAAAACATTATAGTAAACAGAAAAGTTTATGGAAATATTAGCAATGATGAAAATGAAACAAGAGTGAATAATTACTGACACTTGATGATATTCGTAGCTCCCTTTTCTCGGTTTGAAATGCTTGCTTGAAAGTTACTTTATCACCATGTAAAATAGATAGAGACACTGCAGGAGCAAGGCATGCAGGAAAAAAAATCAGCTAAAAGTATAGTTACAACTGATCTGGAAAAATTAATAGAATTTGAAACTAACAACATATGATTTATATTGAAAGGAAATTCACTGTCTTTTCAATGGGACAACTTTGCCAAGAAACACCAACTATCTAAAGAAGGAAGGTACATACCTTGTTTTCCATAACCTGCAGTGACTTTCAGTAGGCCTCCAAGGTCAATGCGTCCAAGGTTATCCACCTAAGAACACCATCATGCTTTTATCtcaaaaagtgtaattttgactaTAAGTTTTAGcatcaaattcatgaaaaatATTGAACATGCAGTATAAATTAGTACGACACTTTTATTCCCCCTTTGAGAGCCGACAAAGAGAAGTTTAAAGAACCAACCTTATGCTTTGAGCCTATTAGACCTGGGATGCTAAAACCATTCAATTGGAATTGAACTTCTAATCCTTCTTCAACATGATTTCCATACACATCGAACATCTACAAAAGCACATTATAGTGCTAGTAATATGAAGACCACATGTCCAGTGTATAATTTCAGATTACAATCTTATGGCCTATGTGCTACTGTTTCCACTCACAACCACAGAAAAAGGTTATAtgaaagagagaaaaataaaaagaggCTCTCCTTCTGTGTGTAGAAGCAAACAATTTGCATTAAAATGATAACAAAGTCTCACCTCTAGCACAAACTGCTCAATTACAAAACCTGGGAG
This is a stretch of genomic DNA from Gossypium arboreum isolate Shixiya-1 chromosome 11, ASM2569848v2, whole genome shotgun sequence. It encodes these proteins:
- the LOC108456772 gene encoding E3 ubiquitin-protein ligase SINAT5-like — its product is MESDTTGCVSSIDEIVEDHEIPHHNLLHHPHPRHAPHHQFSSSKPHHNGTNNVNSISNIVGPTAIAPAASVHELLECPVCTNSMYPPIHQCHNGHTLCSTCKIRVHNRCPTCRQELGDIRCLALEKVAESLELPCKYYKLGCPEIFPYYSKLKHEGICIYRPYNCPYAGSECSVVGDIPFLVAHLRDDHKVDMHTGCTFNHRYVKSNPREVENATWMLTVFHCFGQYFCLHFEAFQLGMAPVYMAFIRFMGDETEARNYSYSLEVGANGRKLIWEGAPRSIRDSHRKVRDSHDGLIIQRNMALFFSGGDRKELKLRVTGRIWKEQQNPDANMCIPN
- the LOC108456771 gene encoding pentatricopeptide repeat-containing protein At3g49240, mitochondrial, with amino-acid sequence MALFKPAFLNHLKILAHPRHRSPPSFIALRCLSFSTPEEAAAERRRRKRRLRVEPPLSFAQRSQQQAQQVAPPKPIQNPNAPKVPEPVTALTGNRLNLHNKILKLIRENDLDEAALYTRHSVYSNCRPTIYTVNAVLNAQLRQSKYADLLSLHRFITLAGIAPNVITHNLIFQTFLDCKKPDTALEHYKQFINESPVNPSPTTYRILVKGLVDNGKFEKALEMKEEMAEKGLAPDPIVYSFLMFGSAKNGDSDGIFKLFEELKEKKDGVLEDGVVYGSLMNGYFMKGMEKEAKECYEQACGENSKVKMSAVAYNYVLDALSKNGKFDEALRLFDRMKNEHSPPRRLAVNLGSFNVIVDGYCAEGKFKEAIDVFKSMRDYRCSPDTLSFNNLIDQLCRNGLLCEAEELYGGMGDEGISPDEYTYVLLMDACFKTGRIDDGASYFRKMVEAGLRPNLAVYNRLVDELVKVGKVDEAKTFYDTMVKKLKMDDSSYKFIMKALSDVGKFDDVLKMVDEMLEEESSDFTEELHEYVKELLRNVGREDDLTKLMEEKERIKAEAKAREIEAAEAAKRSAKAAVSSILPSKLFGKKEDESDSTVANENGEVPDEDESEGSIEEATVMESVSDSNPVDAKQPF